In the Silene latifolia isolate original U9 population chromosome 1, ASM4854445v1, whole genome shotgun sequence genome, TGTCGTGCATAAATAGAAAGCAAATGGCATAATATGGAAATTAGGAACTATCTGTAAGACCCATACTCTCAGTGTGTTTCTGAAAAGTTGGTGCAAGTAGTCCTTTCGTAAATATGTCTGCCACTTGTAAATCTGTACTTATTGATTCAACGACAATTTTCTTTAGTTTAACATCTTGCTTTAGTAATAGGTATTTGAGGTTCATGTGTTTTGAACCTTTGGTTATCCTGTCATGCTTTGAGAAAAATGTTGCAGCTTCATTGTCACAGTAGATAAGTAGTGGCTTAGAGATAAAACTTAAAGCACCAAACTGTGAGATAAAATTACGCAACCATGTTCCTTGAATTGAAGCCTCATAACATGCCACATATTCAGCCATCATGGTGGATCCGAAAAGCAACTCAGATTTTTGACTTCTCCATGATATTGCACCTCCACATAAGAGATACACATAGCCAAGAGTGCAAATCCTAGTGTCAGGACATCCAGCAAGATCTGAATCATAATAACCAGTCACCTGTGGATGACTTGATTTTCTATAGGTGAGCATGTAGTTTCTTGTTCCCTTTAAATATCGCAGTACTTTCTTTGCAGCTTTCCAATGAGCAATTCCTGGGTTGCTTTGAAATCTACCCAACATGCCAACAACATGGCTGATATCAGGTCTAGTACAGACCTGTGCATACATCAAACTCCCCACAAGAGATGCATAAGGATACTTTGTCATTTCTTCTCGCTCCATAGGAGTCTTTGGACACTGCTCAAGAATTGAACAAGTTTGTCTCCCTTATGCAGTGGCACAGGACTAGAGGAACAAGTCGCCATGCTAAATCTCTAAGTACTTTGTCAATATATGCTTTTTGAGACAATCCTAAAATTCCTTGTGATTATCACGGAATATTTCTATTCCTATCACATAAGAAgcctcacccatatctttcatttCAAAGTTTGTAGAGAGATAATCCTTAGTTTTACGAATAAACCAAGGTCGCTACTAGCTAATaaaatgtcatcaacatacaagacCAAAAATATGAACTTACTCCCACTGAACTTGAGATAAATGCAAGGGTCAACAACGTTTTTAGTGAAACCGAAAGCAGTTATGGTTTCATGAAACTTTAAATACCATTGCCTCGAAGTTGTTTCAATCCATATATTGATTTCTTAAGTTTGCAGACCATGTCTTCCTGACCTTCAATTATGAAGCCTTCAGGTTGACGCATGTAGACTTCTTCTTCTAAATCTCCATTTAAaaaggcggtttttacatccatttgatgtaATTCTAAATCATAATGAGCTACTAATGCCATGATAATTCTTAGAGAATCTTTTCTTGAAACATGAGCAAAAGTCTCATTATAGTCAACGCCTTCTTTCTGATTAAAACCTTTGAAAACAAGTTGAGCTTTATATCGTTCAATTTTTCCGTTGGAGTCACTTTTGGTCTTAAAGACCCATTTACATCCGACGGCTTTATGGCCCGGAGGCAATTGAACGATTTCCCATACTTGATTACTTTCCATAGATTTTAATTCATCTTTCATGGCATCAATCCATTTATAAGAATTAACATCCTTAATGGCTTGTGAATAAGAAATCAAGTCCTGAGTTCCTTGAGATTCTATTAGATAAAGCTCGTAATCATCAGGAATAGCCGATCTCCGTTGTCGTTGAGATCTTCTTAACGGCGGTTCTTGTGGTACTTCATCATCATTATGATTGGTGAAAGTCTCATTATGAAGTTGATGATCAATTATTTGGTTTTCCTCATAATTGTGAATGGGTTCAACAATAGGAGGATTTCCAATATCATTCGAAATTAAGGGTATAGGGATTGGTACCCGTATTTCTTGAATGATCACTTCTTGTTGTTTAGTACTCCCATTGATTTCACCATTCTCATAGAATCTGGCGTTACCGGTTTCAACAATTCTCGTACTATGGTTAGGACAATAAAACCTATATCTTTTGGATTTTTCAGGGTAACCAATGAAGTGACCACTGATTGTCTTTAAATCCAattttttttcatgtggattgtaaaTTCTAGCTTCAGCTTGGCAACCCCATATTTGGAGATGTCTTAAACTAGGTTTCCACCCTTTCCAAAGTTCAAATGACGTCTTTGAAACGGACTTACTTGGAactctatttaaaatataaacagtTGTTCGTAACGCATCCATCCATAACGATATAGGCAAGTTAgcatgactcatcatggatctaaCCATTTCCATATATGTACGATTTCGCCTTTCAGCTACACCATTCTGCCATGGCGAACCAGGCGTTGTGTATTCAGCAATAATTCCAAGTTTTTGGAGAAGTTTAGCAAAAGGTCCAAGATGTTGTCCTATTTCGTCATACCTTCCATAAaattcaccacctctatcagatctAATGATTTTCACTTTCTTTTCTAATTGTCTTTCAACCTCGGTAATGTATGCTTGTACAGCATCCACATATTGAGATTTTTCATGCAATAGATAAAGATAACAATAACGTGAATAATCATcgataaaagtaatgaaatatttTTCTCCTCCGAAAGTTGGAACATCAAATGGTCCACAAATATATGTATGTATAATTTCAAGAAGTTGAGTACTTCCTGTGGCTCCTTTCTTTGTATTTTTCGTTGTTTTTCCTTTAATACAATCAACACAAGCTGTAATGTCAGTAAAATCAATGTCCGGTAGAACACCATCTTTTACTAAACGTTTTATTCTTTCGCTAGATATATGACCTAGTCTTTTATGCCACACGAAGTAAGAGTCATTTTTGGATGACTTACATTTTGTTTCTTTATTATGCAAGGTGAGACAAATTTCAGCTTCAATATGTTTAAGATGAAGTTTATAAAATCCATCTATTAATATTCCACAACCAATAAGGTTAGAATTTTCAAAAAACTGAAATTTTTATTGCCTATTTCAAATGAATATCCAAACTTATCAAGTGTGCTTACAGAAATTAAATTACGAGAAATAGACGGAACATAAAGAGTTTGACATAAGTCTAACTGGTAACCGCTATCTAAAATTAGA is a window encoding:
- the LOC141642929 gene encoding secreted RxLR effector protein 161-like — protein: MEREEMTKYPYASLVGSLMYAQVCTRPDISHVVGMLGRFQSNPGIAHWKAAKKVLRYLKGTRNYMLTYRKSSHPQVTGYYDSDLAGCPDTRICTLGYVYLLCGGAISWRSQKSELLFGSTMMAEYVACYEASIQGTWLRNFISQFGALSFISKPLLIYCDNEAATFFSKHDRITKGSKHMNLKYLLLKQDVKLKKIVVESISTDLQVADIFTKGLLAPTFQKHTESMGLTDSS